TATCAAACAAAATAAAGCCAGACATAATGAGCACCACGACACTGCTAATGACCACTTGCATCATTGGAATCGCAAAGAAAAAGTTGGCAATCATTGCAATTAGCACAACGATCATACCCGCCATAAGAAAACCACCCATAAAAGAAAAATCTTTACGTGAAGTTAATACGTAGGCAGATAAAGCAAAGAAAATAAGTGCAGTTGAACCTAACGCCTGCATGATTAATGCAGGGCCATTTTCCATTGCCATGTAATGGTTAAGCATATTACCTAAAGAGGCGCCCATCACCCCGGTAAACATAAATACCCAAAACAGTCCTTTACTAGAGTCTGCTGTTTTAGAAACAACAAATAGTAAAGCGAAACCGACAAGCATTAATATTAAAGAGAAAGTTGGGCCAATATTCATGATGGTTGCAATCGTTGCTGTAACAGCTGACACCGTTAGTGTCATTGCCAGCAAAACATAAGTATTTCTTAACACTCTGTTAATAGAGATGCTGCGTCCCTGAGTCTCTGTTTGTGTGTTAAACATGGGTGAATTCATATGATCTCCAAGATAATGTTAAATAAACGGTAGTGCACCTATAGGGACAATTATTATTGTATCGCTTTTAGGTGCATGTTTAGTTCTGTAACTATCTGTATAGCAAACAATTACCTTTATAGTCAATAGATACACTATTATACAAGTATGAAATTTTCCTGCTGACTTTGCATTTAGGAGATGTATGGGTATAATGCCGCCCCCGATTAGGGTTCCATCGGGAAAGTTTAATGTTTGATAATATTTCGACAAAACTGGTAGTTAATCAATAAAATTTCAAGCGGGTTCCCTCACCCCGCACTATTTAATTAAAAAGGTCACAATATGTTAATGTTAACCACACAGCAAATGAGCCGTGCATTAGTTGTCCTCGTTGCTTTTCAAATTATAATAATTTGTGTTAGTAACTATTTAGTTCAACTTCCTTTTCAAATTTATGGCTTCCATACCACATGGGGTGCTTTTAGCTTTCCATTTGTCTATTTAGCAACGGATCTAAGCGTTCGTATTTTAGGTAAAAAAACGGCTCGAGAGATAATTTTAAAGTCAATGTTTCCCGCATTGTGTATCTCCTATGTAATGGGTGTTGTATTTAATCAGGGTGGTTTTCAAGGTGTTGCTGCACTCGCTGAATTTAATGATTTTGTTTTTCGTATCGCCTTTGCTAGTTTTACTGCTTATTTAGTTGGTCAGTTAATGGATATTACTGTCTTTGCTAAATTACGTAAAATAGGGGCTTGGTGGGTTGCGCCATCTATGTCGACTATTGTCGGAAATTTAGTTGATACGGTCGTCTTTTTTGGCGTTGCATTTTATGCTTCAAGCGATATGTTTATGGCGCAACACTGGCCGGAAATTGCAACAGTCGATTATGTGTTTAAGTTAATTGTTAGCCTTGGGTTATTTTTGCCAGCCTATGGGGTATTGTTAAAAATACTCGAGCAAAAAATAATTCAATCGCCAGTATCAAATCAAACAGTTTAAAACCATTTGTGGCTAAATGAACGAGGATTTTGATGCGACTGAACGGTTTGTTGAAGTTGTCAATATGGGATCGTCGCAATCATATTTATTAGACTGAATTTTAATTAAAACAAAACAATCGTTTAGGTATTTATTTAGCATCTGTTAATTAATGTATTGGCAATAATGGTACCATTTTTCGATTAACTGCTTATAATTCGCTTTTTGAATCTAATTGGCTATTGAAGAGAATCTAAATGTTATTAGCACCTTATTACACGAAAAATGGTAATGTAATTACGATATCTGCAACGCAAGCAAGTCATTTTGCTAAACAACAATGTCGCGATTTCAATCCAATTCATGATCCCGAATCGAAGCGCTTTTGTGTTCCCGGTGACTTATTGTTTGCACTTGCTCTGCAAGAGTATGGTTTGAGTGAAACAATGAGTTTTACTTTTACAAATATGGTGGGTGATAATGTTGGGTTGGTTTTTCCTGAGGTTGCTGGTGAAGATATTATTATTACCAATGAGCAAGGAAAAAGTGTATTAGAAATTAATCGTCAGGGAGCGAACAGTCAAGAGCCGACTCTAATCGGGTCATTGATTAAAAATTATGTGCTTTTTTCAGGACAAAATTTCCCCACATTACTCATGCCATTAATGAAAAAACACGATGTGATGTTCAATCCTGCAAGACCTTTAGTGATGTATAATAGTATGAGCTTTGCGTTTGATTCCTTATCGCTCACTAATCCGTTACATGTCAGTCTATCCGATGCAAGTTTTGAAGTGTTACCTAAACGTGCTAATAACTTTTTGAATTTTGATATTTTTGATGGTGATAAAGTTATTGGAAGGGGGGTTAAAACAATCGTTATTGCTGGATTAAAGCCCTATGACCATGAGCAAATTACAGCCTTTTCAAACGCTTATGAAGCGCGTCGGGAAGCATTTTAATTGTTAAAACTATCATTGTGCTCAATTGTTCATTCAAAAAATACATTTATTTTTTTGAATGAACAATATCCCCAACCATGAAAGTTAACCCATCATTTTTTGTTGATTAGCCAACGCACTGCTAAGAAACAGTTCTACTTTTGTTAGTGAATTTTTATTAGCACATTTTAAAGTATTAAACATAGCCCATAGATAGGGATCATCGTCATACCAACGACGTCGTTTTAAATTAAGTGGAAAATCAAATGCATTTTCCGTATCAAGTAAATTAGGCTGATATTTAGCTAACAATGCCATAACCTCTTTGATAATTGGTCCCCTCTCGATTTCAGTTAAATCTTTAAGTGTGTTTAATTTTTGACTTAAAGTTAAATGTTGATCATCCCAGCGATTCATCTGCTTCTCACTCATTTATTGAGGTAACATGGATATAGGTATAGCAGATAAAAATGATCATGTTAAATTCGTCGCATATTTTTTAATACTTACAGTTCATTTTGTAAGTTATGTCATTAGTTTAATAAAAACAGGCTGATTAGCCGCTAGAAAGGCCAATAATATTCATAAATAGTGGCGCTCTTAACACTAACTGAATCATTAATAGATGATAAACATATTTTATGTCGTTACAATTAGGTTTGATGTATATGAACAGAGGATCCTGTTGAATGATGATTGAGCAACATGTCGACGAGTTAGATATAGGTATGTATATCGTTGATATTACGACACCAAAAGGGAAATTTCATCTAGCAAAGGTTGGTTGGATCGAAAGCCCTAAGGCGATTGAGTATTTAAAATTGAAAGGTGTTGAACGTGTGCTTATCGACACTAGCAAACAACGCAGTGGAGCCATAAATAAAAAGCCACCGGTACAATCTCGTCAACAGTTGTTTAAGGAAGATGTTTTAAAAGCGAAGGCGGTGTTTGATCAATCGAAAGAAATTCAAAAAAAATTATTTTATGATGCCGAAAACGGTAATCCGTTAGATTTATCATCAGTGCAAAAAATAACTGATGAGTCTATTGATATCATTTTTAAAAACCCGGATGCGCTTGCCTGCGTATTGAATATTCGCATTAAGGATGAATATTTATTAGAGCATTCCGTTGCTGTAGCCGTGTTAATGACGATTTTTGCTTTCCGCATGAATATTGATAAAGCAATCGTAAAAGAATTGGCCATTGGTGCATTTTTACACGATGTTGGTAAAATTAAAATTCCTCCGGCAATTCTTGATAAACCGGGTAAATTAACGGAAGAAGAGTTTGCTATTATGAAAAGTCATGCTAGCCACTCCATTGAAATAATTAAAAAAACTCCAAATATCAGTGCGTTAAGCTTGGAGGTCGCAGCGTTACATCATGAGAAATTAAATGGTGAAGGTTACCCTAATGGTGTTGCAGATAAAGATATATCCATCTATGGGCGCATGATTTCAATCTGTGATATTTTTGATGCATTAACGTCGCACCGTTGTTACAAAGAAGGCTACTCGCAGGTTAAAGCCTTTGGCATTTTACGTGCTTTGGCTGAGTCTAACCAATTAGATGCAAAATTGGTTGATTCATTTATTAAATGCATTGGCGTCTATCCGGTTGGCTCTGTGGTGCAATTAGACTCTAA
This window of the Psychromonas sp. MME1 genome carries:
- a CDS encoding HD-GYP domain-containing protein → MMIEQHVDELDIGMYIVDITTPKGKFHLAKVGWIESPKAIEYLKLKGVERVLIDTSKQRSGAINKKPPVQSRQQLFKEDVLKAKAVFDQSKEIQKKLFYDAENGNPLDLSSVQKITDESIDIIFKNPDALACVLNIRIKDEYLLEHSVAVAVLMTIFAFRMNIDKAIVKELAIGAFLHDVGKIKIPPAILDKPGKLTEEEFAIMKSHASHSIEIIKKTPNISALSLEVAALHHEKLNGEGYPNGVADKDISIYGRMISICDIFDALTSHRCYKEGYSQVKAFGILRALAESNQLDAKLVDSFIKCIGVYPVGSVVQLDSNRLAVVASRNPDDPIRPLVKPFYKLHPKQFEAANDIDLSTIRDEQIVKCVRVDDFDLNMALVMEFLADQG
- a CDS encoding Bax inhibitor-1/YccA family protein, which gives rise to MNSPMFNTQTETQGRSISINRVLRNTYVLLAMTLTVSAVTATIATIMNIGPTFSLILMLVGFALLFVVSKTADSSKGLFWVFMFTGVMGASLGNMLNHYMAMENGPALIMQALGSTALIFFALSAYVLTSRKDFSFMGGFLMAGMIVVLIAMIANFFFAIPMMQVVISSVVVLIMSGFILFDTSRIIHGGETNYIRATVSLYLNLFNIFIHLLTILGLSDD
- a CDS encoding DUF3581 domain-containing protein; amino-acid sequence: MLLAPYYTKNGNVITISATQASHFAKQQCRDFNPIHDPESKRFCVPGDLLFALALQEYGLSETMSFTFTNMVGDNVGLVFPEVAGEDIIITNEQGKSVLEINRQGANSQEPTLIGSLIKNYVLFSGQNFPTLLMPLMKKHDVMFNPARPLVMYNSMSFAFDSLSLTNPLHVSLSDASFEVLPKRANNFLNFDIFDGDKVIGRGVKTIVIAGLKPYDHEQITAFSNAYEARREAF
- a CDS encoding 7-cyano-7-deazaguanine/7-aminomethyl-7-deazaguanine transporter, coding for MLMLTTQQMSRALVVLVAFQIIIICVSNYLVQLPFQIYGFHTTWGAFSFPFVYLATDLSVRILGKKTAREIILKSMFPALCISYVMGVVFNQGGFQGVAALAEFNDFVFRIAFASFTAYLVGQLMDITVFAKLRKIGAWWVAPSMSTIVGNLVDTVVFFGVAFYASSDMFMAQHWPEIATVDYVFKLIVSLGLFLPAYGVLLKILEQKIIQSPVSNQTV